A genomic segment from Sphingopyxis sp. DBS4 encodes:
- a CDS encoding sigma factor produces the protein MSAKSDALEDAVTELIQTRTALEAAPGARARARVDRAFQHLFAQVAPRIRYFTRTYGLADAADDAAQACAIALHRAAERYDPSRALFTTYVNWQIRAELQALRLRLHGDQRCAGRRAVGATLSLDALADEGVDDGLVDPRAEAATEQAAADGLANLVADRLVAGWAMRREKALMRTPRGAAAPARVAAKVSEEGALVRRQLTHTEALIERLGEADRHIVRRAFADMARMVGAKPH, from the coding sequence ATGTCGGCCAAAAGCGACGCCCTCGAAGATGCTGTCACCGAATTGATCCAGACGCGCACCGCGCTCGAAGCAGCACCGGGAGCGCGCGCGCGAGCGCGCGTCGACCGTGCTTTCCAGCATCTTTTCGCGCAGGTCGCGCCGCGCATCCGTTATTTCACCCGGACCTACGGCCTCGCCGACGCCGCTGACGATGCGGCGCAGGCGTGCGCGATCGCGCTCCACCGCGCCGCCGAACGCTACGATCCGTCACGGGCGCTTTTCACCACCTATGTCAATTGGCAGATCCGCGCCGAATTGCAGGCGCTGCGCCTGCGACTCCATGGCGATCAGCGCTGCGCCGGCCGGCGCGCGGTGGGTGCGACGCTGTCGCTCGACGCGCTGGCGGACGAGGGTGTCGATGACGGGCTTGTCGATCCCCGCGCTGAAGCGGCAACCGAGCAGGCGGCTGCCGACGGTCTGGCAAATCTTGTCGCTGATCGACTCGTTGCCGGCTGGGCGATGCGGCGCGAAAAGGCGCTCATGCGCACCCCGCGCGGCGCGGCGGCGCCCGCACGGGTAGCGGCGAAAGTAAGCGAAGAAGGCGCGCTGGTACGCCGCCAACTCACTCACACCGAAGCGCTGATCGAACGGCTCGGCGAAGCCGATCGCCATATCGTGCGCCGGGCCTTCGCCGACATGGCCCGCATGGTGGGCGCCAAGCCGCATTGA
- a CDS encoding exodeoxyribonuclease III — protein sequence MTSIASWNINSVRARIGIVEKFLREEAPDILCLQETKVECGLFPKGMFEQLGYTHIVTNGQRMHHGVAIVSRLPLTDVRKYDWQANGEARHIGVTLPSGVRLDNVYIPAGGDIPDRTLNPKFGQKLDFFGRMTDWSRALVDTPTILTGDFNVAPLESDVWNHKALLDVVSHTPIEVETLARLQAASDWVDLGRHFVAAPTPLYTWWSYRAKDWEASNRGRRLDHMWATPDLAPKAVSHRVVQPARSWERPSDHIPLVTEFAI from the coding sequence ATGACAAGCATCGCGTCCTGGAACATCAACAGCGTCCGCGCACGAATCGGCATCGTCGAAAAATTCCTGCGCGAAGAAGCCCCCGACATCCTCTGCCTGCAGGAGACGAAGGTCGAATGCGGCCTGTTCCCCAAGGGCATGTTCGAGCAGCTCGGCTATACCCATATCGTCACCAACGGTCAGCGGATGCACCATGGCGTCGCGATCGTCAGCAGGCTGCCGCTGACCGACGTCCGCAAATATGACTGGCAGGCGAACGGCGAGGCGCGGCATATCGGCGTCACGCTGCCGTCGGGGGTCCGGCTCGACAATGTCTATATCCCCGCGGGCGGCGACATCCCCGACCGCACCCTCAACCCCAAATTCGGCCAGAAGCTCGATTTCTTCGGCCGCATGACCGACTGGTCGCGCGCGCTCGTCGATACGCCGACCATCCTGACCGGCGACTTCAACGTCGCCCCGCTCGAAAGCGACGTCTGGAACCACAAGGCGCTGCTCGACGTCGTCAGCCACACGCCGATCGAGGTCGAAACGCTCGCACGATTGCAGGCGGCGTCGGACTGGGTCGACCTCGGCCGCCATTTCGTTGCGGCGCCGACGCCGCTCTATACCTGGTGGAGCTACCGCGCGAAGGATTGGGAAGCGTCGAACCGTGGCCGCCGGCTCGATCATATGTGGGCGACCCCCGACCTGGCCCCGAAAGCGGTTTCGCACCGGGTGGTGCAGCCGGCGCGGAGCTGGGAGCGGCCGTCGGACCATATTCCGCTAGTGACGGAGTTTGCCATTTGA
- the ribA gene encoding GTP cyclohydrolase II codes for MGARRAARAIDALRRGWPFRVIATEGALDLIAVESARDPALAAFDSHDVLISGERAVTLKLTNQRAAATPGPVRLSDAADSVAAALAIADPALDLAHPLKGPFRTVPTGGETAAAAAMTMARHAGLLPAFFVRAASGEAETEASADDVAALLDPARLEIAARARLPVEASESAEIVAFRSPEEASDHVALIIGKRDGQPPVVRLHSECLTGDVLGSLKCDCGPQLHAALHAMADAPWGVLLYLRQEGRGIGLVNKLRAYALQDQGYDTVDANLRLGFPVEARDFAIAGRMLELLGIPRIRLMTNNPEKVARLEKEGVAVIERIPLALPTNPHNEHYLATKRDRTGHQL; via the coding sequence ATGGGCGCCCGGAGAGCCGCGCGCGCGATCGATGCGCTGCGCCGGGGCTGGCCGTTCCGCGTGATCGCGACCGAAGGCGCGCTCGACCTGATCGCGGTCGAAAGCGCGCGCGATCCAGCGCTGGCGGCGTTCGACAGCCATGACGTGCTGATCTCGGGCGAGCGCGCGGTGACGCTGAAGCTCACCAACCAGCGCGCAGCGGCGACGCCGGGGCCGGTGCGGCTTTCCGATGCCGCCGATAGCGTCGCCGCAGCACTCGCCATCGCCGACCCCGCGCTCGATCTTGCACATCCGCTGAAAGGCCCGTTCCGCACCGTGCCTACCGGCGGCGAGACCGCCGCAGCGGCCGCGATGACGATGGCGCGGCACGCGGGGCTGCTCCCCGCCTTCTTCGTGCGCGCAGCGTCAGGCGAGGCCGAAACCGAAGCCAGCGCCGACGACGTCGCCGCGCTGCTCGACCCGGCACGGCTCGAAATCGCGGCGCGGGCGCGCTTGCCCGTCGAGGCGAGCGAAAGCGCCGAGATCGTCGCCTTTCGCAGCCCCGAGGAAGCCTCGGACCATGTCGCGCTGATCATCGGCAAGCGCGACGGCCAGCCGCCGGTCGTGCGGCTGCACAGCGAATGCCTGACCGGCGATGTACTCGGCAGCCTCAAATGCGATTGCGGACCGCAGCTCCACGCCGCGCTCCACGCGATGGCCGACGCGCCGTGGGGGGTGCTGCTTTATTTGCGGCAGGAGGGGCGCGGGATCGGGCTGGTCAACAAGCTGCGCGCCTATGCGCTGCAGGATCAGGGATATGACACGGTCGACGCCAATCTGCGGCTCGGCTTTCCGGTCGAGGCGCGCGATTTCGCGATCGCCGGACGAATGCTGGAATTGCTGGGCATCCCGCGCATCCGGCTGATGACGAACAATCCCGAAAAGGTCGCGCGGCTGGAGAAGGAAGGCGTCGCGGTGATCGAACGCATCCCGCTCGCGCTGCCGACGAACCCGCATAACGAGCACTATCTCGCCACGAAGCGCGACCGGACGGGGCACCAGCTTTAA
- a CDS encoding UbiH/UbiF/VisC/COQ6 family ubiquinone biosynthesis hydroxylase, whose product MTEPLRSDVLISGGGLVGQALALALARHGLSSQIVDPADPVATTAPGFDGRASAIASAVWRMFEVIGIADRLADHGCPIRAIKVSDGGQAGELDFVTAEDAPALGTMVENRRLRLALAAGIAEAPLVRLFAPAKVVARDVGPHGVTLTLADGTQLAAPLLIVAEGRRSPTRDAAGFSIANWSYHHHAMIGAVAHARPHDHVAHEIFFPSGPFALLPLVDDEQGRHRSAFVWTVSEKDGPGFAKLGDRGFTAELEKRASGLLGAMELVAPRMTYPLGFHHSAKIVADRIALVGDAAHGIHPIAGQGLNLGLRDVAALTEVLVEGARIGLDLGDAALLARYQRWRGLDNLMVSLATDGLTRLFGIPGKTASAVRRAGLGAVQRMPMLKRFFMDEARGEAGDLPRLLAGAEI is encoded by the coding sequence ATGACCGAACCTCTGCGCAGCGATGTTCTGATCTCCGGCGGCGGCCTCGTCGGACAGGCGCTGGCCCTCGCCCTCGCTCGCCACGGCCTGTCGAGTCAGATCGTCGATCCCGCCGATCCGGTGGCGACGACCGCGCCGGGCTTCGACGGCCGCGCCTCGGCGATCGCGAGCGCGGTGTGGCGGATGTTCGAGGTCATCGGCATCGCCGACCGGCTGGCCGATCACGGCTGCCCGATCCGCGCGATCAAGGTCAGCGACGGCGGGCAGGCTGGCGAGCTCGATTTCGTCACTGCCGAGGATGCCCCGGCCCTGGGGACAATGGTCGAGAATCGTCGCCTTCGTCTCGCGCTCGCGGCGGGGATCGCAGAAGCGCCGCTCGTGCGGCTCTTCGCGCCCGCGAAGGTCGTGGCGCGCGACGTCGGGCCGCATGGCGTGACGCTGACGCTCGCCGACGGGACGCAGCTCGCGGCGCCGTTGCTGATCGTCGCCGAGGGTCGGCGCTCGCCGACGCGCGACGCGGCGGGGTTCAGCATCGCGAACTGGTCCTATCATCATCACGCGATGATCGGCGCGGTCGCGCACGCCAGGCCGCACGATCACGTCGCGCACGAAATCTTCTTCCCCTCGGGGCCTTTCGCGCTGCTCCCGCTCGTCGACGACGAGCAGGGGCGGCATCGCTCGGCGTTCGTGTGGACCGTGTCCGAAAAGGACGGGCCGGGCTTCGCCAAGCTCGGCGACCGCGGCTTCACCGCCGAGCTCGAAAAGCGCGCGAGCGGGCTGCTCGGCGCGATGGAGCTCGTCGCGCCGCGCATGACCTATCCGCTCGGTTTCCATCACAGCGCGAAGATCGTCGCCGACCGCATCGCGCTCGTCGGCGACGCCGCGCACGGTATCCACCCGATCGCGGGGCAGGGGCTCAACCTGGGTCTGCGCGACGTCGCGGCGCTGACCGAGGTGCTCGTCGAGGGCGCGCGAATCGGGCTCGATCTCGGCGACGCGGCCTTGCTCGCGCGCTATCAGCGCTGGCGCGGGCTCGACAATCTGATGGTCAGCCTCGCGACCGACGGCCTCACCCGCCTGTTCGGGATTCCGGGCAAGACCGCCTCCGCCGTCCGCCGCGCCGGGCTCGGCGCGGTGCAGCGCATGCCGATGCTCAAGCGCTTCTTCATGGACGAGGCGCGCGGCGAGGCGGGCGACCTGCCGCGCCTGCTGGCGGGCGCCGAAATCTGA
- a CDS encoding outer membrane lipoprotein carrier protein LolA codes for MIFKTLSTRAAAWTLTPLAAAGLAVAAPAIAQSANALASVQAHLKSTSSMTADFVQTDRNGQRLTGKLTLKRPGKIRFQYQKDVPLLIVGDGSRLTMIDYQVKQVQSWPVKNSPLGALLDPDRDLSKYAKVLPTGSGDVLSVEVKDPKRPEYGTITMVFVRDGASPAGLRLRGWVALDSQNNRTRIDLSNQKFNVAVADSAFKWTDPRPRKRK; via the coding sequence ATGATCTTCAAGACACTTTCAACCCGCGCCGCCGCCTGGACGCTGACGCCGCTCGCTGCGGCAGGCCTCGCGGTCGCCGCCCCCGCCATTGCCCAGTCGGCGAACGCGCTGGCGTCGGTGCAGGCGCATCTCAAGTCGACGAGTTCGATGACCGCCGATTTCGTCCAGACCGACCGCAACGGCCAGCGGCTGACCGGCAAGCTGACGCTGAAGCGCCCCGGCAAGATCCGCTTCCAGTATCAGAAAGATGTGCCGCTGCTGATCGTCGGCGACGGCAGCCGCCTGACGATGATCGATTATCAGGTGAAGCAGGTGCAGAGCTGGCCGGTCAAGAATTCGCCGCTCGGCGCGCTGCTCGACCCCGACCGCGACCTGTCGAAATATGCCAAGGTGCTGCCCACCGGCAGCGGCGACGTGCTGAGCGTCGAGGTCAAGGACCCGAAACGCCCCGAATATGGCACGATCACCATGGTGTTCGTCCGCGACGGGGCGTCGCCGGCGGGGCTTCGCCTGCGCGGCTGGGTGGCGCTCGATTCGCAGAACAACCGCACGCGCATCGACCTCAGCAACCAGAAGTTCAACGTCGCGGTCGCCGATTCGGCGTTCAAATGGACCGACCCGCGCCCACGCAAGCGCAAGTGA
- a CDS encoding DNA translocase FtsK 4TM domain-containing protein: MASRKPIAAKADWRTIFRQSIARSLVIAAAVALAAFTLFLTLAFLTYDSTDAALNTAANGNAANWMGGPGAWFADLGLSIGGAPIILLLPLLGVMAWRLWSGEPQPYWLRQLTYCFAGILFVGLGAELWAPASGSPMPAGWGGIIALVVGGAITPLFALAGEPGAALARVAAILFLVILGLWLAFRSLRLEKGWASRLKLPAAAGSRVVEPAKAVEVGTKAPNLMERVIRPRPRAEPSDRAPPEIADPVERTAPSKPRAKPQTELFTNYQLPSIDLLTPAPEGRSGQIDKAALERNARLLESVLEDFQVKGVVTAVRPGPVVTMYELEPAPGTKASRVSNLADDIARNMSALSARIAPIPGRTVIGIELPNANREAVVLHEIIGSALFQDQNGALPIILGKNISGDAMIADLAPMPHLLIAGTTGSGKSVGLNAMILSLLYRLGPDQVKMIMIDPKMLELSVYDDIPHLLAPVVTEPKKAIRALKWAVEQMEDRYRMMSSLSVRNLASYNDKVRGALAKGKSLGRRVQTGYDPDTGQPVYEEEALDYQPLPQIVVVVDELADLMMTAGKEVEFLIQRLAQKARAAGIHLILATQRPSVDVITGVIKANLPTRISFNVTSKIDSRTILGEAGAEQLLGKGDMLYVPGGKQITRIHGPFVSDDEVRAVADHWRGQGRPDYVESVTEDPEDGGFAMEGAPAGGDSAEDRMYAKACQIVAESQKASTSWLQRQLRIGYNSAARLIERMEEEGLVSPPNHVGRRDVLTDQYGQPR; the protein is encoded by the coding sequence ATGGCCAGCCGCAAGCCCATCGCCGCAAAGGCCGATTGGCGCACGATTTTCCGCCAGAGCATCGCCCGGTCGCTCGTGATCGCGGCGGCGGTGGCGCTCGCCGCCTTCACCCTGTTCCTGACGCTCGCCTTCCTCACCTACGACAGCACCGACGCGGCGCTCAACACCGCGGCAAACGGCAACGCCGCGAACTGGATGGGCGGCCCAGGCGCCTGGTTCGCCGACCTCGGCCTGTCGATCGGCGGCGCGCCGATCATCCTGTTGCTGCCCCTGCTCGGCGTCATGGCATGGCGGCTATGGAGCGGCGAGCCGCAACCCTATTGGCTGCGCCAGCTCACCTATTGCTTTGCCGGAATCCTCTTCGTCGGACTGGGCGCCGAACTCTGGGCTCCCGCGAGCGGCTCGCCGATGCCCGCGGGTTGGGGCGGGATCATTGCGCTCGTCGTCGGCGGCGCGATCACCCCGCTCTTCGCGCTCGCCGGTGAACCCGGCGCGGCGCTCGCGCGCGTCGCCGCGATCCTGTTCCTGGTGATCCTCGGCCTGTGGCTCGCCTTTCGCTCGCTGCGGCTCGAAAAGGGTTGGGCGTCGCGGCTCAAGCTACCCGCGGCGGCAGGCAGCCGCGTCGTCGAACCGGCGAAGGCGGTCGAGGTCGGGACCAAGGCCCCCAATCTGATGGAGCGCGTGATCCGCCCGCGCCCGCGCGCCGAGCCGAGCGACCGCGCCCCGCCCGAGATCGCCGATCCGGTCGAGCGCACCGCGCCGTCGAAGCCCAGGGCCAAGCCGCAGACCGAGCTGTTCACCAATTACCAGCTTCCCTCGATCGACCTGCTCACTCCTGCACCTGAGGGGCGGAGCGGACAGATCGACAAGGCGGCGCTCGAACGCAACGCACGGCTGCTTGAATCGGTGCTCGAGGATTTCCAGGTCAAGGGCGTCGTCACGGCGGTGCGCCCCGGCCCCGTCGTCACCATGTACGAGCTCGAACCCGCGCCGGGCACCAAGGCGAGCCGCGTCTCGAACCTCGCCGACGACATTGCGCGCAACATGTCGGCGCTCTCGGCGCGCATCGCGCCGATTCCCGGCCGCACGGTGATCGGTATCGAACTCCCCAACGCAAATCGCGAGGCGGTGGTGCTGCACGAGATCATCGGCAGCGCGCTGTTCCAGGACCAGAACGGCGCGCTTCCCATCATCCTCGGCAAGAATATCAGCGGCGACGCGATGATCGCCGACCTCGCCCCGATGCCGCACCTGCTGATCGCGGGCACCACCGGATCGGGCAAGTCGGTCGGGCTCAACGCGATGATCCTCTCGCTCCTCTATCGCCTCGGCCCCGACCAGGTGAAGATGATCATGATCGATCCGAAGATGCTGGAGCTCAGTGTCTATGACGACATTCCTCACTTGCTCGCCCCGGTGGTGACCGAGCCCAAGAAGGCGATCCGGGCGCTCAAATGGGCGGTCGAGCAGATGGAGGACCGCTACCGGATGATGTCGTCGCTGTCGGTGCGCAACCTCGCCTCCTACAACGACAAGGTGCGCGGCGCGCTCGCCAAGGGCAAATCGCTGGGGCGGCGTGTCCAGACCGGCTACGACCCCGACACCGGGCAGCCGGTCTATGAGGAGGAAGCGCTCGACTATCAGCCGCTGCCGCAGATCGTCGTCGTCGTCGACGAGCTCGCCGACCTGATGATGACCGCGGGCAAGGAGGTCGAATTCCTGATCCAGCGCCTCGCGCAAAAGGCGCGCGCGGCGGGGATCCACCTGATCCTCGCGACGCAGCGCCCGTCGGTCGACGTCATCACCGGCGTCATCAAGGCGAATCTGCCGACGCGCATCAGCTTCAACGTCACCTCGAAGATCGACAGCCGCACGATCCTGGGCGAGGCGGGCGCCGAGCAACTGCTCGGCAAGGGCGACATGCTCTACGTCCCCGGCGGCAAGCAGATCACGCGTATTCACGGCCCGTTCGTGTCGGACGACGAAGTGCGCGCGGTCGCCGATCACTGGCGCGGCCAGGGCCGCCCCGACTATGTCGAGAGCGTCACCGAGGACCCCGAGGACGGCGGTTTCGCGATGGAAGGCGCCCCCGCAGGCGGCGACAGCGCCGAGGACCGTATGTATGCCAAGGCCTGCCAGATCGTCGCCGAAAGCCAGAAGGCCTCGACGAGCTGGCTGCAGCGGCAGCTCCGCATCGGCTACAACAGCGCCGCGCGCCTGATCGAGCGGATGGAGGAGGAGGGGCTGGTGAGCCCGCCCAACCATGTCGGCCGCCGCGACGTGCTGACTGACCAATATGGCCAGCCGCGATAG